The genomic stretch CGAGCATGCTCAGCAGCAAGCTTACGAAGCTCTCCAAGCTGATCCGTGAGTTCACACTTTGGTCCGGGGTTTTGCTCGCCGGCATCATTTGCCTTTATTTTTTCACTGAGCAATCACCCTCCCCTCTGTACATAGGCGTTGCTGCTGCCTTCTTCCTGCTCGGTCTCGTTGCTAAGCAGGGCGTCATCCGCAATGTGCTCGCGAGCGCAGTCGGCGGCATCGTCATGTATGCTGGTTATTATTACCACATGAACTGGCTTATTGGCTTTGGTTTGTTCTCCGTGTGGGCACCTTGGTTGAAGCATCGCGGCATGACGCATACGATATGGGTTGTCCCAATCTGGGGAGCCATTGGCTTGGGACTCGAAAATCAGCTGCAAATTGAAGGCATATCGATTGTGTCGATGCTCGGCTATTTATCTCATCTCATTGCTGATACGCTCACGCCCAGCGGTGTGAAATGGCTCTATCCGTTAACGAAAAAGTCATTTAAAATCCGGCTGTAAGCATAAACAAAATAGGCGCAGTGCAGCGGGGCGGAATGCCCTTTGCTGCCTGCGCCTATGATCATTTCATGTATATCAGTTTGTCTTGGATGGTTTGCGTTTAAGAATATAATATACAACTGCAACAACTAGACTTGCTAATAGAATACTTATACCAATGGTAACTATCCAGCTGCCCTTAGGCTGATCTAGATTAGTTAAAGCTCCTGATCCATCTTTATCGCTATTCTCTAATTGAATCTCTTTCAGAGATTTAATCAACTGGGCTGCCTCTAGCTCTTTTACTTCAACGGCTAATTCTGCTGGAGAGTCATTTATTTCCTCACTACCATTACTTAGATTTATCAACTCGGGGACAAATATCGTTTCTTTATTATTTGTTTTTGTTGCAACAACAAACTCTCCTTTTAATCTGATCAGTCGACTTTCCGAATTTACTGCAGTCTGCTTTGAAATAAGTTCAAATGCAGCAGCTAATGTATCCGGTCTTCCTCCAAATTCGAAAACTTCAAGTTTCTTCTCGGGAGTCCTGCTAATTACCATGATGGATTTTGGCTTACCTTCATACAAAATCACATAGGCAAAGTGTTCTTTTGCTTCTGTAATCTCAATTAGGCTATTATCAGCTTTTTTCAGCAATTCTGGATTCACATAATATAGTTGTCTTCCTTCTCCTAATACAAGCTCATTAATACCAGCTTCAATAGAATAGCCGTAGCCAGCGGGGTCTGCTAAAAACCCTTTCTTGATAATATTCAAACCCTCTGATCCTGCAAACGAATGAACATCCTCAGGAATCCTATTTTCAGCATATGCTGGTATAACGAATACAAAGACAACCATAACCGAAAGAAATAGCGACTGTAGTAATTTCATTTTTTACACTCCCTAGCAATTTATTTTCTAATACAACTCACTATTGACTCCCTCTCTAACATAAACGATCCAATTATGGATATGTTTCACTTTTTATTGTTTCATACATCGCCTCTTGTAAATAAAAAAATAAGCACAGTACAGCGAGGGAATGCCTTCTGCTGCCTGCGCCTATTTGTTTTGAAATGTAGAACCTCCTAACCTTTCCCAACCACAGGAGAAAACCGATGCTTGGTCGTCTGCTCATAGCCATACGCTAGTTTAATTAAAGTCGGCTCGCTGAATGCAGTTCCTATAAACGTGATACCCTGCGGTCCTTTGGTTGTATAGCCCCCAGGAGCTATGACACCCTTATGCGCGACTCCTCCAGGCACGGTGATCACAGGATAACCTGCCCGAGCGGCAATATCGTCGCCTTCCTCGTCGCCAAGAAACAGCAGCGCATCTAAACGGTACTTCTTGATTGCATAATCAATGCCTTGCTTGCCAGCCATCTCTTTGTTTTGCTCTAGACTATCGAGATACTCCTGTTCAGTAAGCGTGCCGCTTGTTTCCTCGGCCGAAAGCAGCGTATCCTGTCCGTATTTCAAAGCGATCTCCGCATTCGCTTCATTGAAGGCAATTAGCTCTGAAAGAGAATGAACCGGAACAGATTCATCGAGCCCTCCCAAGTAATCATTAATATATTTTTTGAACTCATAGCGTAGAACATGCCACTGCCAATCGGTCTGCTCGCATGCTAGCTCAACCGGATCAATAATGGTCGCCCCAACTTCCTTTAAATCCGTTATCGCCGCTTCAATAACCGCAAGCCTATCCTCGTCCAAATGCTCATAATAAAAGCGCGGCACTCCGATTCGTGCCTGCTTAATATAATCAGCATCTAAGAACGGCGTATAGTCCCGGTAGGCGTGCTTCGCTCCCGTCAATGTGACCGCGTCCCTCTCATCCGCCCCGGTCAACGCTCCCAGCAGAATAGCTGCATCCGTCACCGTTCTCGTCATTGGGCCAGCAGTGTCTTGACTATTCGTAATGGGGATAATTCCCGTTCGGCTGACTAGCCCAATCGTTGGTTTAAGCCCAACAAGGCAGGTTTGGCTGGCAGGACTAATAATCGAGCCGGAGGTTTCCGTTCCGATCGCAGCAGCTGCCAAATTCGCAGCAACCGCAGCGGCTGATCCAGAGCTGGAGCCGCCAATGAACAGCTCGCCGGGTCCATAGGGATTAAGGACAAGCCCGCCTCTTGAGCTGTATCCCGCCCACATGGAGCCTGACATAAAGTTTGCCCACTCCGTCATATTTGCTTTGCCGAGCAGCACAGCTCCCGCCGCACGCAATTGCGAAGCGACAAAGGAATCCTTAGCAGCAAATGAATTTGCTAAAGCCACCGAGCCCGCGCTTGTATGCATGTTATCATGCGTATCAATATTATCCTTCAGCAATATTGGAATTCCGTGCAGCTGTCCTCTGCTCCCCTTCTCGGTTCGTTCCTTATCTAAAACCCTAGCAATTTCTAACGCATCGGGGTTAACTTCCAATATCGAGCGAAGCTCCGTATCATATTTTCCGATTCGATCCAAATATACGTTCACTAAATCCTCTGAGCATAGCAAGCCCGCTTCCATAGCCGTCTGCATACTTATAATATCCGCTTCTATGATCCATTTCTCCAAATCCAGCTTCATATAACCAGCTCCCCTACTCCCAATCTCCGCTGTGAACCGTTACTCCGCTTGCAGGTTGCACGCAGCCTCTTCATCATATCCCATTTAAAGGAAGATGGCTTCGTAAAAAATAACTATAGTCAAACTTACTCATCGCCCTTAACCTCTCACCCGTCACCCGGAAAAGCTCGCGCGGTTCTGAATATTTACGGCAACCTCCTGCTTTTCCGCACGTATTCTACACTATCCTGTACAATGGCATCCGAATCGTTTAGAAAACACCACACTTATATCATGCGCGGCTCAGCTCTGCTTCGAGTAGAATAATTCTTTTAGAATAGGATGAACTATTTCAAACGTTGGTTGGTTGGTTGGTTGGTTCCAGCCCACCCGCCGCTCCTACATTGCACTTTTTACAATGAAACTGGCGTCTGAGGAGCTCAACTGAGCCTAGAGTGTACTTTTTACAATAGAATCGGTCTCATAGGGCACAATTTTACCCATAATGCGCGATTCTATTGTATTTTCTACAACGTAGACTCGCAAGTCGCACTTTTCTACGTATTCTGTTGCACAAAGTACACTACTTTTCATCGTCATAACGCTGCATACTATCTCTCAGCCTACATCTGCACACATAAATCGCACAAAAAAAGTATATTGGGGGCTCTGCGGTTAGGTATAATGGAATTGGTCGCCAAATAGTAGAATAAAAGGTTGTGAGAATGAATGCGCGGATTAGCGACTGCTCTGAAATATGTGCTTCGAGGTATTGTATTTATCATTTATATGCCCATCCACTTAGCTCTACGAATACTAGAATTCATCTGGCTGCGCCTCATCGTTCCACCGCTTGGCTGGGTGTGGGAGCGAATCCTTGCTCCTGTATTTGAATTTTTATATTGTTATCTGTTTAGGCCGCTATGGCGGTACCTATTGTACTATCCGCTCAGATGGGCAGCAAAGCATTTGCTTCTTCCACTCTGTCGATTCCTTTGGAAATTCATACTCTATCCTATTCTTTATTACGGGATCTACTATCCGCTCTACTTTCTGTGGAAGTATGTATTTCGCTGGCTCTACTATGAGGTATTTATACCCGTCCTCCGATATTGTGCAATTGCAACTAAATGGCTGTTACACTTGCTTGGCTTATTGTGGCGAAACGCCGTATATTATCCGTTCCGCTTCTTATGGATGAAGCTGATCTATCCTCCGATTCGCTGGGTAAACAAAGAAATGATCACCCCAGTGCTGCATTGGATAAAAGATATATTCAGATAACTAACTGTCGATCCAAATTAAGGATCTCGAGAGAAGGATAGAGCGGATTGGCTTCATACTTGCCAAATCCGCCCGCAATAACAGTTAGAACCTTTCGGATATCACCTTAGCCTGCGTAAAGAGCAGCAAATAATCACGCCCGCCTGCCTTGGAGTCTGTGCCTGACATATTAAAGCCCCCAAAGGGATGAGCACCGACCAGTGCTCCTGTACATTTTCGATTAATATACAGATTGCCTACATGAAATTGCTCACGGGCTTGCTCCAGCCGGCTGCGGTTTCGCGAGATGACCGCACCCGTTAAGCCATACTCGGTGTTGTTGGCAATAGTAAGCGCCTCATCAAAGCTCTCGGCTTTGATAAACGCTAATACGGGACCGAATATTTCCTCCTGCGCAATTCGATCATCCGGAGCAATGTCCTTAATAATAGTCGGCTCAATAAAATAACCGCTGCTGTCTCCAATTTTACCGCCATGCACGATAATGCCTTCACTGCGTCCAACCTCGATATATTTTAAAATACTTAGGTAAGCTCTCTCATCAATAACTGGCCCTACATAGGTGCTTTGCTCGTTTGCTTTGCCAAGCTTAAGCTGCTTCGTTCTTGCGACAACCTTCTCAATGACCTCGTCATAGACAAGCTCATGCACGACGGCTCGCGAGCACGCCGAGCATTTCTGTCCTGCGTAGCCGAAGGCAGAAGCCGTAATCGCATCGGCAGCGAGATCAAGATCCGCGTCCTGATCCACGATAATCGTATCCTTGCCGCCCATTTCCGCAACTACACGCTTCAGCCATTTCTGATCCTGTTGAATAAGCGATGCTTTCTCGTTAATACGGATCCCGATCTCCCGCGAGCCTGTAAAGCATACAAAACGGGTTAACGGGTGTTCTACCAGAAAATCACCCACCTCGCTGCCCGCGCCTGGCAGGAAATTCACAACACCATCAGGCAGGCCCGCAGCCTCTAGCAGCTCAACAAACTTGGCTGCAATGACGGCTGTTGCGCTGGCTGGCTTTAATACAACTGTATTGCCAGCGACGACTGCAGCCATTGTCATGCCTGCCATTATGGCAAGCGGAAAGTTCCATGGAGGAATAATAATACCCACGCCAAGCGGGATATAGACAAGCTCATTATCCTCGCCGCCAAGCGCGACAACCGGCTGTCGATCAGCCAGACGCTCCATCTCTCTTCCATAAAACTCAAGAAAATCAATCGCTTCTGCTGTATCCGCATCCGCCTCGGCCCAGCTTTTTCCTGCTTCGTATACGAGCCATGCAGAAAATTCATGCTTGCGGCGCCGCAGCATAGCCGCAGCCTTATAAAGCACTCTCGCTCTTGCGAGCGGGGCTACCTGCTTCCAGCTGTCAAAGGCAGAGACTGCTGCAAGAATCGCCTTATGAGCAAGCACTGTATCTGCCTGCGATACGATACCGACAAGCTGACCTACGTCGGAAGGATTTATCGATTTCCGCTTTTGTATCGTCTCAATTCGATTCGGGCCAATCTTCAGCGTATATTCCTGCCCCAGCTCCGCTTCAACCTTGCGCAGCGCCTCCTGAAAATCAACAACATGATCCACTACCGAAAAATCGGTAAAGGGCTCATTTTGAAATGGCTCCCGCATGAGTATATCCCTCCTATCCATTCGCATCCATTTAAGCTAATCGCCGCTGCCCATCACAATATTTGATCGCCAAGCAGTGAGGCTATAAGCTCGACAGCTAGCTTAGACGTCTGATCGTTGTGGTCGAGGCTGGGGTTTACCTCTACAAGCTCTGCTGATGTGACGAGTGCTGATTGATAAAGAAACTCAAGTGCCAGATGCGCTTCACGGTAGCTTAAGCCGCCTTTCACCGGTGTACCAGTGCCAGGCGCCTCGAGAGGATCAATACTGTCGATGTCAAAGCTGATATGCACGCCATCAGTCATTTGCTTCATTTGATGAATGATCTTCTCCATGACCCTTGCGATACCAAGCCGGTCAATATCATGCATCGTATAGCAGGCAATACCCAGCTCCCGAATAGATTCCTTCTCTCCTGCATCCAGAGATCTGGCTCCGACAATAGCGACATGCTCTGGTTTTATTTTCGGAAAAATGCCCCTAAGACCTGTCAACAGCGGAATACCTCTCCCCAGACTTATGCCAAGCGACATGCCATGGATATTGCCTGACGGACTCGTATCCTCCGTATTCAAATCAGAATGGGCATCGAACCAAATAACGCCAAGATTCGTATAATGCTCTGCAAGTCCCGCAATCGTCCCTATGGCAATGCTATGATCTCCGCCCAGCACGAGCGGAAACTGTCCTGCTGCAACGATTTCCGACACTTGATCCGCCAGCAGATTGCTCATCTCGTATACCTCAGATAGATGCTTCGCATTATTCGTCTTCAGCGGCTTCGCCTTGGATGGTTCGCGCACCTCGCCCGCCAGCCGGTAGCTGATATTCAGATCCGTCAGCTTATCCGTAAGTCCCGCAAATTGTATAATATGCTCTGGACCTCGTTCTGCTCCTGTCGTACCCGCCCCTCTCCCAAATGGGACCGTCACAATCGCTACCTGTTGTTTGCTCATAGCCGTCACGCTCCTGCTAGGTTGCTATTCGTGAAGACAGCTTCAATTTTATCAAAGGCCCAATCGATCTCATTTTCCGTAATAATAAGCGGTGGCGCCAGTCGGATAACATAGTCATGGGTTTCTTTGCACAGCAGCCCAAGCTGCATCAATTGCTCACAATAGGCTCTCGCAGGGGTAGATAGCACGATTCCGATAAATAGACCGCGTCCTCTAATTTCTATAATGTCAGGATGCCGCAGCGCAGCAAGCTTGCTCATGAAATAATTCCCTAACCTAAGCGATCGATCTGCCAGCTGCTCCTCTTGAATGACATCCAGTGCAGCAATGGCAACAGCACAGCTTAAAGGATTGCCGCCAAAGGTCGAGCCGTGAGAGCCCGGCTCAAATACATCCATAATGAATCCATCAGCTGCAATTGCCGAAACCGGCAGTACTCCTCCGCCAAGCGCCTTGCCCATAATATAGATGTCCGGCACAACACTCTCCCAATCACATGCGAAGCGGCGACCTGTACGTCCAAAGCCCGTTTGAATCTCATCGGCAATAAGCAGCACCTTATTCTGCTTGCAAAGCTCAGCCACAGCACTAAGAAATCCATTAGGCGGAATACATATGCCCGCTTCGCCTTGAATCGGCTCAATCAGCACTGCGGCGGTATTTGGCGAAATAGCGGCTCTTAATGCTGCGATATCGCCGTACGGAATGATTCGAAAGCCTGGTGTGAAGGGACCGAAGCCTTCGCGATAAGCCTCTGTCGAGGAGCATGAGGTTACCGTCAGCGTTCGTCCGTGAAAATTGCCTTCGAATACAATAATTTCTGCTTGCCCATCCGGTATAAGCTTGGTGCGGTAACCCCAGCGCCTTGCAGCCTTTATCGCTGTTTCAACCGCCTCCGCTCCTGTATTCATGGGAAGAATTCGCTCTTTGCCGGTATATTTCGCAAGCCGCTCACTGAACACACCGAACATTTCGTTATGAAAAGCACGCGACGTAAGGGTAACCTTATCCGCCTGCTCCTTTAACGCAGCAATAATCCGCGGATGGCAATGCCCCTGATTTAAAGCCGAATAAGCACTAAGCATATCCATATAGCGTGTGCCCTCTAAGTTCTGTACCCACACACCCTCAGCACGGCTAATTACGATCGGCAGGGGATGATAATTATGGGCGCCGTACTGTTCTGCCAGCTCTATATCCTTCTGTCCCGTGTTCATCACCTGCTCCCTTCCTCATGCACTGCATAAATCGTTGTTTTCAAATTTTATGCGATGGAGCGTCGACAAATAACAAAGCTTTTCTAATGCTGCTTAGCTGCTCAAGGCTGAAGCCTTGCTGAATAACTAAAAACAGCGGCTGCCATTTCAATGGCAACCGCTGTTTTTTAGAATGAATATATTCGTTTTTTGCTTATGCTGTTCGCCCTGCTTCATTCTCCATCGTTAAATCTCTCCCGCATATGGGTTTTCACGGCGCTTTTGGGACGTTGTATAGAATAGAGCTGCAGCTCTATTCTATACAACAGTTTAATCTCCTTATGTAATACCATTATCCCTTAGAGCTGTCAAAATGCTCCTGACAAAATGCAAACACCATTTTCTCCTCATCCTCTTCCAACTCAAAATCGATATACTTATTCGAAGAGGTTGTCAAAAACTCATATTTTGCGATTCTAGCGCTGTCTTCTTCAACAACATAAACGACGCGAAGCGTCACGCCTTCATCGTGGAACAGCTCGTCATCCTCTTCTACAGCAAGATCGAGACTAAATTCATATCGCTTCCCCGTCAAAATACCAAAGGGATCCTTCATCAATTCAGCGCTATATTCAGTTACAGTAAACATCTCATCCACTCCTTCTTTTCTAGTATAACAAAACAAAAGCAGTCTGAAACTTGAATTACAAGCTTCAAACTGCTTTTTTTCTTTTTTACAAACGCCAATAACCGATCTGCTGATTACAGGCTGCTAAGCGTTTCAGTAAGGACTGGAACGATTTGCGATTTGCGGGATACAACGCCCTTCAATAGAGCTTTGTTATCAGTCAAAGTCACGTTATAAGCTTTCTCTACTGCATGAGCTTGAGTACCAAGTGCAAGCGCTACGGAATCGTTGTTCAAAATATCCGTTACGACAAGCACGAACAGATCAAGACCCTTAGTTGCGATAATGTCATTTAGCGCAGCTTCCAGCTCTGCTTGACGGGAAATAACATCGTTTGTATCCACCGCATTAACTTGTGCGATTTCTACTTTGTAGCTGCCCATTGCGAATTCTTTCGCATCAAGGGAAATCAGCTGAGCAATGGTTTTGTCGCTTAGGTCTGCACCTGCTTTAAGCATGTCCAGTCCGTAGCTATCCGCGTTAACGCCAGCAATTTCAGCAAGCTCGCGTGCTGCTGCAACATCTTGCTCTGTGCAAGTTGGTGATTTGAACAGCAAGGAATCCGAAATAATTGCTGAAAGCATTAGGCCAGCAATTTCTTTACGAATGGCTACGCCGTTCTCTTTGTACAATTTATTCAAAATTGTAGCTGTACAGCCAACAGGCTCCGCGCGGAAATAAACGGGGTGGCTTGTCTCGAAATTAGCGATACGGTGGTGGTCAATAACCTCAAGCACACGTACTCTATCGATATCATTAGCGCTTTGTTGGCGCTCGTTATGGTCAACCAAAATGACCGTATCGGTCTCGTCAGCAACGTTCTCAATCAAACGAGGCGCTGCAATGCCAAAATAGTCAAGCGCGTATTGCGTTTCGCCATTCACGTCGCCAAGACGAATCGCCTCAACGTCAGCACCTAGCTTAGTTTTCAGCTCAGCGTAAGCGATAGCTGATGTAATCGTGTCTGTATCCGGGTTTTTGTGCCCGAAAATAAGTGTTTTAGTCATTTCGAATACTCCTTAAGGGTTATTTGTCGGCAGAGCCTAAACCTTGATCAACAAGCCCAAGTCCCCTGGTTGATTATACCACCAAGCGCTGCCAGCTGTCGTCAATGCTCGTTTCTTCTTACTTAAAATCATTATAGCTTTAAGCCCTCTTTGTTCCTATACCTTTACACCGAATTAAAATATAAAAAATGTGAATAATGAGTGGCTATACAATAAAGCGCTTATTCAGAGAGGTAAGCTCGTCAGACATCGAGCGAATATTCTCTGCTGAGGTGCTTACTTCATCCATCGAAACGATCTGTGCACCGGAATTCACCGCAATCCCTTCAAAATGCTGGGCCGCCTGTCGTGAGATCCGCTCCATTTCGTCAACAGAAGCCGCTACCTCCTCCGATTCCGCAGAAACCTCCTCTGAAGCGGAGGATACCTCCTGCAGCTGCATATTCACCTGCTCTAGTCCCGTTACAATCAATTGAAAAGCATGGCCTGCATCCTTCACAAGATGAAGCCCTGACTCGACCTTCCGCGCATTCGACTCCATGTCCGAGGACAATTGTGAGGTTTGCTCCAGGATAGCGTTAATTAATTCACCAATTAACGTAGCTGAATTTTGTGATTGTGTCGCAAGCTTGCGCACCTCCTCCGCCACAACAGCAAACCCTTTGCCGTTAACTCCCGCATGTGCAGCTTCGATAGCCGCATTTAGCGCTAGCAAATTCGTCTGCTTCGCGATACCTGCCATCACCGTTGTAATTTCTCCAATTTCACCTGAGCGGCTCTCCAGCCTTCTTGTTGCTTCCAGCATTTGTGCAGCCGTATCATGGATCGATTCCATCTCGGTCATCGCCTGCACAATAAGCTCATTGCCGTGCTCGGTATGCTCCATCGTCCCTTGCGCCACATCCGAAACAATGGAAGCTGATTCTGTAATGCGCAGCATATTGTGCGTCATGCCTACTACAGCTTTGGACATATCCGCCGCTCGGATTACCTGAATGCTGGCGCCGCCTGACGCATCCTGAATACTCGCCGCGATCAAGCGACTCGCTTCTGTCGTAGATTTAGCATGCGCGGATACCCCCTTCGAGGACGTAAGCAGTTTCTCCGAATTGTCCCGCATTTTGCTGATAACCGTTCTAGTATTCGTAACCAGCTGATCAAATGTGTTTGCCAGATGCCCAATTTCATCCTTGCGGCTTGTGTTAATGACGACCGTCATATCTCCCTCTCTCACTTTGGCAACCTGTGACGTAAGCTTAATTAAAGGCCGAGTCAAATATGTCGCCATTAGAAAGACGAGAACGATTCCTGCTGCGATAATACTTAAAGTTATAAATAACGTCGCCTTCTTGTTATCATCCATAAGTGTGAACACATTTGTAGCGTCAAAATCAGCACCGACAAGACCGATCAGCTCACCAGCCCCGTTCTTAATGGGAACGTAAGCGGTTATGGTCGCTCCATATTGCGGATCATTCGACAATTCTCCGATTTCCGTTTTTCCTTCAGCAAATGCTTTCACCATATGCGGATATTCGTTCTCCTCCGTATCGCCTAAAGCTGAGAAGTCTTCAGGGTCTACATCCAGCGGCGCTCCATCCACAACGTAATAATAGACAGGTTTGCCATCCTGCTCTGTTTTTGCAAGCGTGTACAGATATTTCAAGCCATTCATTTCTCGAAGCTCATTCAGCTCGGAACGCAGCTTCGTATAATACGCGGTTTCCCCCGCCTCGACGCTGAGCTCTTCATAAGACTCCGAATCAATCAACCTAGCTGCATTCTCTGCTACAAGCTGCGCTTGCGCTCCCAAAGAGTTTTCAACAAGCCCCGTCGATGAACGATAAATAGTAAACCCCAGCACGGCACCTGCAAGTAAAATGAGACTAGAAAAAAACAGAACCATTCTCGTTAATAAGCGATTCAAACGTATTCCCCTTCCCATACTTCCATAACGATATATTACACTATTTTACAGCATTCGACTATTTTCTTCTATTCTATTTCGGTATATTATTGTGTCGACATTCGACTATTAAAAATCGCTCCTGCTGCTTGGAAATTATAAACCAGCTCTATTAGATGTTGTGCTATACTACTAAAAATAGAAGGAGGGATTCATTATTTACTCGCCAGTTCGAATTGTATTCGTCTATCTCCTCATCTTTATCGTAACCGTAATTTTGACAATGCTGGATCTACCTATTATTTATATTTTTATTGCCGCACTCCTTATTGTGACCGTGTTTATCATATGGCCTCACAATCATTTGATTTTTCGAGAAACTAATATTAAGCGGCTGGAGAAGTTTTTGATTAAACAGCGAAAGAAGCCTGCTTTGTATCTTTTTTATGCCGCTGCGAACCAGCAGGATGAAGAGGTTGAGCAGTTGATTGGCAAGCTGCTGATCAAGTATAAGCAGCCTAACAGACAAGCGCTGTACAAGGCGATTCATGGCATGTACCGAAAAAATTCTGCTGCTGTTAAAAGTGAAATCGCACGTATTCAACCAGTAGAATACCGTTTTTATTATGAAACGTATTTTCAAATAGAGGAAGGCGATTTGGAGACAGCCCGAGCAAATGCAGCTAAAATATCCAAGCTGTGGATGAGAGCTGCCCTGCTCTCCGAGATCGAAATAAAAGCTGGGAACCGCAGCGAGGCTATCTCACTAGCAAGACAAGCACTGCAGAGCTGCCGAGGAGTTCAACGATATCTTTTACATAAAAACTATGAGCGCGAGCTTCCGGAGGCTCTTATTGGTGCCTAAGTGGAGCCTCATCTCCGCGGTGGATTAAGTCTATTTTTTAGATCTAAATCCGCCAATTTAGCTCAAGTCGATGGATTAGGTCTAATAAATAGACCTATTCTTGCGCATTCCCGCCAAATGGGCACCTTCTGCCTGCTTCGGGGAGAAATAAGTCTACTTTTTAGGTCTAAGCCTGCCAAATGGGTCCAAATCGCAGGAATAGGTCTAATAAATAGACCTATCCTTGCGCATTTCCGCCAAATGGGCACCTTCTGCCTGCTTCGGGGAGAAATAAGTCTACTTTTTAGATCTAAGCTTGCCAAATGGGTCCAAATCGTAGGAATAGATCTAATAAATAGACCTATCCTTGCGCATTCCCGTCAAATGGGCACCTTCTGCCTGCTTCGGGGAGAAATAAGTCTACTTTTTAGATCTAAATCCGCCAATTTAGCTCAAGTCGATGGAATAGATCTAATAAATAGACCTATCCTTGCGCATTCCCGCCAAGTGGGCATCTAGGATGCCGCACTAAAATAAAAGGTGCTGTCCCAAAAGGTCATAGACCTAAAGGGGCAGCACCTTTTTTCAAAATATAGGAAAGCCATTTCGCCATACGATCTCTATATTTCTCCGGAATGAAACACGCAGCGCCGCCAAAGGACGGCGACAGCCGTTTCACCTTGGATGAATTCAAACTATTTCTAAACTATTTACGAATATAGATATGAGCGGCAAGCTGATT from Paenibacillus sp. FSL H8-0548 encodes the following:
- a CDS encoding methyl-accepting chemotaxis protein → MNRLLTRMVLFFSSLILLAGAVLGFTIYRSSTGLVENSLGAQAQLVAENAARLIDSESYEELSVEAGETAYYTKLRSELNELREMNGLKYLYTLAKTEQDGKPVYYYVVDGAPLDVDPEDFSALGDTEENEYPHMVKAFAEGKTEIGELSNDPQYGATITAYVPIKNGAGELIGLVGADFDATNVFTLMDDNKKATLFITLSIIAAGIVLVFLMATYLTRPLIKLTSQVAKVREGDMTVVINTSRKDEIGHLANTFDQLVTNTRTVISKMRDNSEKLLTSSKGVSAHAKSTTEASRLIAASIQDASGGASIQVIRAADMSKAVVGMTHNMLRITESASIVSDVAQGTMEHTEHGNELIVQAMTEMESIHDTAAQMLEATRRLESRSGEIGEITTVMAGIAKQTNLLALNAAIEAAHAGVNGKGFAVVAEEVRKLATQSQNSATLIGELINAILEQTSQLSSDMESNARKVESGLHLVKDAGHAFQLIVTGLEQVNMQLQEVSSASEEVSAESEEVAASVDEMERISRQAAQHFEGIAVNSGAQIVSMDEVSTSAENIRSMSDELTSLNKRFIV